One Methanobacteriaceae archaeon genomic window carries:
- a CDS encoding NTP transferase domain-containing protein — protein sequence MIAVILAGGKGTRLKPYTNVFPKPLMPIGDHPILEILIRQLESYGFKDIFMAVGHLAELIKLFFGEGDKYNVNITYKKESEPLGTAGPLGLMKDELNDHFIMMNGDLLTTINFQELVDYHKKSGAIATIALKKRNVHIDFGVVEVDDSHEITDYIEKPDLEYLVSMGVYVFDPRVLDYIEPGEYLDFPDLIKKLISKGEKVKGYPYHGYWLDMGRPDDYEKANEKIDELYPELFK from the coding sequence ATGATTGCAGTTATTCTAGCCGGTGGAAAGGGAACTCGACTAAAACCATACACCAATGTGTTCCCCAAACCCTTGATGCCCATCGGTGACCATCCCATCCTGGAAATTCTTATACGTCAGCTGGAATCATACGGATTTAAAGATATATTCATGGCAGTGGGCCATCTAGCAGAACTGATAAAACTCTTTTTTGGTGAAGGCGATAAATATAACGTGAATATCACTTACAAAAAAGAAAGTGAGCCTTTAGGGACTGCTGGACCATTGGGGCTGATGAAAGACGAGTTAAATGACCATTTCATAATGATGAATGGTGATTTACTGACCACCATTAATTTTCAGGAACTGGTGGACTACCATAAAAAAAGTGGAGCTATAGCCACCATTGCCCTTAAAAAGAGAAATGTGCACATTGATTTCGGTGTGGTGGAAGTTGATGATTCCCATGAAATAACTGACTACATAGAAAAACCAGACCTGGAATACTTGGTAAGTATGGGTGTTTATGTATTTGATCCCCGTGTTCTGGATTACATAGAACCCGGTGAATATCTGGACTTCCCGGATCTAATCAAAAAACTTATTTCTAAAGGTGAAAAGGTCAAAGGTTATCCTTACCATGGATACTGGCTGGACATGGGACGTCCAGACGACTATGAGAAAGCCAATGAAAAAATAGATGAGTTATATCCGGAACTTTTCAAGTAA
- a CDS encoding DegT/DnrJ/EryC1/StrS family aminotransferase, whose product MKSIPLSDIDLGEEEINSVIEVLKSKWLSMGPVTQEFEREFSDYLKIKHSFGVSNCTAALHLANRVLGVGPGDEVIVPSLSFVATANATLYCGAKPVFADITSPENLNISPEDILEKITPKTKAVTVMHYAGYPCDMDAVMEIAEDHNLKVIEDVAHAPGAEYKGHKCGTMGDVGCFSFFANKNMVTGEGGMLVTGDDTIAPVIRQMRSHSMTSLTWDRHKGHSFSYDVTDVGYNYRINEIASTLGRIQLKKLDENNQNREKITQTYIHDLNTSKISIPFKKHPGKPSYHIFPILLSEDVSRNEFMAELKGKGIQTSVHYPPIHLFTYYREKFGLKEGMLPMTELVGEREVTLPLHPKMSVEDVAFVIESVNSFK is encoded by the coding sequence ATGAAATCAATTCCACTTTCTGACATCGACTTGGGTGAAGAAGAGATCAACTCTGTTATAGAAGTTTTAAAATCCAAATGGCTCTCCATGGGCCCGGTGACCCAGGAATTTGAAAGAGAATTCTCTGATTATCTGAAAATTAAACATTCCTTTGGAGTTTCTAATTGCACAGCAGCTCTTCACTTGGCTAATAGGGTACTGGGTGTGGGGCCTGGTGATGAGGTTATAGTCCCTTCACTTTCATTTGTAGCCACAGCCAATGCTACACTTTACTGCGGAGCTAAACCTGTTTTTGCAGATATAACCAGTCCAGAGAACCTCAACATATCTCCCGAGGATATTTTAGAAAAAATAACTCCCAAAACAAAAGCAGTCACTGTAATGCACTATGCAGGTTATCCCTGCGATATGGATGCAGTGATGGAAATTGCAGAAGACCATAACCTAAAAGTTATCGAAGACGTGGCACATGCCCCTGGAGCTGAATACAAGGGACATAAATGCGGTACCATGGGAGATGTTGGATGTTTCAGTTTTTTTGCCAATAAAAACATGGTTACTGGTGAGGGAGGAATGTTGGTTACTGGGGATGATACCATAGCACCGGTGATCAGACAAATGCGATCCCATAGCATGACTTCATTAACATGGGACCGGCATAAAGGCCATTCCTTCAGTTACGATGTTACAGATGTGGGATATAACTACCGGATTAACGAAATTGCATCAACCCTGGGACGAATACAGTTGAAAAAATTAGATGAAAACAACCAGAACCGGGAAAAAATCACCCAGACATATATTCACGATTTAAACACGTCTAAAATTTCCATTCCATTTAAAAAACATCCTGGAAAACCATCCTACCATATTTTCCCTATTTTACTCTCGGAAGATGTTTCCAGAAATGAATTCATGGCAGAATTAAAGGGAAAGGGAATTCAGACCAGTGTACACTATCCCCCTATCCATTTATTTACATATTATCGTGAGAAATTTGGATTAAAGGAGGGAATGCTTCCTATGACTGAGTTAGTGGGAGAAAGAGAAGTAACATTACCTCTGCACCCTAAAATGTCTGTGGAGGACGTTGCTTTTGTTATTGAATCCGTGAATAGTTTTAAGTGA
- the ftsA gene encoding coenzyme F390 synthetase translates to MGYFREEIETMPRDELDALVDERIQYTVKYAAKNSLFYQKWFKEEGINPADIREHEDLRELPIISGKTVRERQPPETEDFEFKCIDWNDIYTIHETSGTSGMPKSFFLTWEDWNRYAEKYARSFVSQNFGNGDRVVVCASYGMNVGANTMTLAAQKIGMTIIPEGKCTFPVRIIKNYQPTGIVGSVFKLIRLARRMKSEGFDPHDSSIKRLIAGGESFAEESRAYVEKLWGVPVYNTYGSTEGTMCGECYKKVGLHVPEDLVHLDVYNPQLEDFVPEGECGRIVLTTLLPPGGKTGTLLLNYDTEDTTVVVSRDKCGCGRTHMRILNPEREAETVWVMGAPFNRVDIEKGVFQEENMDYLTGEYEAFLYGDEEEVTLRVSMECHDLKQCEEELVQDNFLKSFLEYKPTLHEAHQDGSFNINFNFTGPGGLEFYKIRGRPKRLVDRR, encoded by the coding sequence ATGGGTTACTTCAGGGAAGAAATCGAAACCATGCCTAGAGATGAACTGGATGCTCTGGTTGATGAGCGCATCCAGTATACAGTTAAATATGCAGCTAAAAACTCTCTTTTTTACCAAAAATGGTTTAAGGAGGAGGGTATTAATCCTGCGGATATTCGTGAACACGAAGACCTGCGTGAACTGCCAATTATCTCTGGAAAAACAGTCCGGGAAAGACAGCCCCCTGAAACTGAGGATTTTGAGTTCAAATGCATTGACTGGAATGATATTTACACTATTCACGAGACCAGTGGAACCAGTGGCATGCCCAAATCATTCTTTTTAACCTGGGAAGACTGGAACCGTTACGCCGAGAAATATGCCCGTTCTTTTGTTTCCCAGAATTTTGGTAATGGAGACCGGGTGGTGGTTTGTGCCAGTTATGGGATGAATGTAGGAGCTAACACCATGACTCTGGCTGCTCAGAAGATTGGGATGACCATAATACCTGAAGGTAAGTGCACTTTCCCGGTGCGTATCATAAAGAATTATCAACCCACGGGAATAGTGGGAAGTGTTTTTAAACTAATCCGCCTGGCACGTCGGATGAAAAGCGAAGGATTTGATCCTCATGATTCCAGCATCAAAAGGCTCATAGCTGGTGGTGAAAGTTTTGCTGAGGAGTCACGTGCTTATGTAGAGAAATTGTGGGGAGTCCCGGTCTATAACACCTATGGCAGTACCGAGGGGACCATGTGCGGGGAATGCTATAAAAAGGTGGGCTTGCATGTGCCTGAGGATCTGGTTCATCTGGATGTTTACAACCCTCAACTGGAGGACTTTGTGCCGGAAGGGGAGTGTGGAAGGATAGTTTTAACCACACTACTCCCTCCAGGAGGTAAAACTGGCACATTACTCTTGAATTATGACACAGAAGACACAACAGTGGTGGTTAGCAGGGATAAATGCGGCTGCGGCAGAACCCACATGCGAATACTAAACCCGGAGAGGGAAGCTGAAACAGTCTGGGTGATGGGAGCACCATTTAACCGGGTTGACATTGAAAAAGGAGTTTTCCAGGAGGAGAACATGGATTATTTAACTGGGGAGTACGAGGCCTTTCTATATGGGGATGAAGAAGAAGTCACTCTCCGGGTAAGTATGGAGTGTCATGACCTGAAACAATGTGAAGAGGAGCTGGTTCAGGATAACTTTTTAAAATCATTCCTGGAATACAAGCCCACCCTCCATGAAGCACATCAGGATGGGAGCTTTAACATTAACTTCAATTTTACTGGACCAGGGGGTCTTGAATTTTATAAGATCAGGGGACGACCTAAACGTTTGGTGGACCGTCGCTGA
- a CDS encoding HAD family hydrolase: MTHKDVLTLFDIDGTLVRGARCHYMAFVHSVSKFYGMEEDISGINYAGKTDPQILREVLELGGIPEKVIEEKFQDCLDYMVQDYLANVHRENVQALGGVNLLLRELKDENVLLGLATGNLEPIAYAKLSKAGLDGFFSFGGFGSDSPVRPCLVEKAINRAREFYGFKGNQIFVIGDTPRDVEAAQPFNLKTIAVATGRYTTRELEKTGADFVLESLEDVNGVLEIMGVI; the protein is encoded by the coding sequence ATGACTCATAAGGATGTTTTAACTTTATTTGACATTGATGGGACTTTGGTTAGGGGAGCGCGCTGCCACTATATGGCCTTTGTACATTCGGTCAGTAAATTTTATGGAATGGAAGAAGATATCAGTGGTATTAACTATGCTGGTAAAACTGACCCTCAAATACTGCGGGAAGTTCTGGAACTGGGTGGCATACCAGAGAAAGTTATTGAAGAAAAATTCCAGGATTGCCTGGATTACATGGTCCAGGATTATCTGGCCAATGTGCACCGGGAGAATGTGCAGGCTTTAGGTGGTGTGAACCTCCTTTTAAGAGAATTGAAAGATGAAAATGTTTTATTGGGTCTTGCCACTGGTAATCTAGAACCAATTGCCTATGCTAAACTGAGTAAAGCTGGTCTGGATGGGTTTTTTTCATTTGGTGGTTTTGGTAGTGACAGTCCAGTAAGGCCTTGTCTGGTGGAAAAGGCAATAAACCGTGCCAGGGAATTTTATGGATTTAAGGGAAACCAGATATTTGTAATCGGAGACACTCCTCGTGATGTGGAAGCAGCCCAACCATTCAACCTGAAAACTATTGCTGTGGCCACTGGAAGATACACCACTCGTGAGCTGGAAAAAACAGGAGCAGATTTTGTTTTGGAAAGTTTAGAAGATGTTAATGGAGTTCTGGAGATTATGGGAGTAATTTAA
- a CDS encoding amidohydrolase family protein, with amino-acid sequence MESQSILIKNTNILTDEAKKGSVLIEDDKIVDIIDNKGLSGADEVIDGEGKVLIPGLVNTHTHLSMSLMRGLADDLALDVWLNDHIWPVESHLDGEHCYAGALLAALEMIKSGTTTCNDMYFFMDDVARAIDEAGIRGLICHGMIDLFDDEKRKSEFKETQRIIEKCHNTANGRIKVALGPHTPYTCSTELLNWVRSKADEKDLKIHIHVSETEIEVENSLNDNKKRPFEYLEDISFLGPDVIAAHSVWLSGAEIALINENNVKISHNPLSNMKLASGISPVSDMLASNICVSLGTDGAASNNNLDMFQEMKTASLLQKVRTLDPTVLPAGKVLEMATINGATALGMEKEIGTIEVGKKADLVLMDMKAPHLTPYHNPISHLVYSAEAADVNTVICNGKILMHDREVLVLDEVEVMQMAENSARDLLSKT; translated from the coding sequence ATGGAAAGTCAGTCTATTCTAATAAAAAACACTAATATACTCACTGATGAAGCTAAAAAAGGGTCAGTTCTTATAGAAGATGACAAAATCGTTGATATAATTGATAACAAAGGCTTATCTGGTGCTGACGAAGTTATAGATGGTGAAGGGAAGGTATTAATCCCTGGCCTTGTAAATACCCACACACACCTCTCCATGAGCCTTATGAGGGGACTTGCCGATGATTTAGCCCTTGATGTATGGCTGAATGATCATATCTGGCCAGTTGAATCTCATCTGGATGGGGAGCACTGTTATGCTGGTGCACTTCTGGCTGCTCTGGAGATGATTAAGTCTGGAACCACCACTTGTAATGATATGTACTTCTTCATGGATGATGTGGCCCGGGCCATTGATGAGGCTGGAATCAGGGGACTCATATGCCATGGCATGATAGATCTTTTTGATGATGAAAAAAGGAAGTCAGAGTTTAAAGAAACCCAGCGCATCATAGAAAAATGCCATAACACAGCGAATGGTAGAATAAAGGTAGCGCTGGGCCCACACACACCTTATACTTGTTCAACCGAACTTTTAAACTGGGTTCGGAGTAAAGCTGATGAAAAAGACCTGAAAATTCACATACACGTTTCTGAAACTGAAATAGAAGTTGAAAATAGTTTAAATGATAATAAAAAGCGGCCATTTGAGTACTTAGAAGATATTAGTTTTTTAGGTCCCGATGTTATCGCAGCACACTCTGTTTGGTTATCAGGGGCTGAGATAGCCTTAATAAATGAGAATAATGTTAAAATATCTCACAATCCTCTGAGTAATATGAAGTTGGCTTCAGGAATATCACCAGTTTCTGATATGCTGGCTAGTAATATCTGCGTGTCACTGGGTACAGATGGAGCTGCATCTAATAATAATCTGGACATGTTCCAGGAGATGAAAACCGCCAGCCTCCTTCAAAAGGTGCGAACCCTTGATCCCACAGTTTTACCAGCAGGTAAAGTCTTGGAAATGGCTACTATTAATGGTGCAACTGCACTGGGAATGGAAAAAGAGATTGGTACCATTGAGGTGGGTAAAAAAGCAGACCTGGTACTGATGGATATGAAAGCACCTCATCTAACTCCTTACCACAATCCCATATCTCATCTAGTTTATTCAGCAGAAGCTGCCGATGTAAACACAGTAATATGCAATGGAAAAATTTTGATGCATGATAGGGAAGTTTTAGTCTTGGATGAGGTGGAAGTGATGCAGATGGCAGAAAACTCTGCTAGAGATCTTCTCTCAAAAACATAA
- a CDS encoding ATP phosphoribosyltransferase, which yields MQIRIALPSKGRISDPAVKLLSKAGIGLKDTVNRRLFSETYDDQISVMFTRAADIPEFVADGAADLGMTGLDLIEEKEAQVKILEDLNFGRSKLVLAAPEESDIEKLSDIKKGSVVATEFPRLTEKYLENHGIPVKIVELSGSTEIAPFIGVSDLIADLTSTGTTLKMNHLQIVDTILESSVHLIANPHSYLGKNEKIEEIRTGIRGVLDAEGKKLVMMNVDEEVLDEVKSAMPGMTGPTVSQVLSNNGVVAVHAVVDENEVFQVVNRLKKIGARDILVMPIERII from the coding sequence ATGCAAATACGAATAGCCCTTCCATCCAAGGGAAGGATAAGCGATCCTGCAGTGAAACTTTTATCCAAAGCAGGGATTGGATTGAAGGATACTGTTAATAGAAGACTTTTTTCTGAGACCTATGATGATCAGATAAGTGTTATGTTCACCCGGGCTGCTGACATCCCAGAATTTGTAGCTGATGGGGCTGCAGACCTGGGAATGACTGGTCTGGATCTGATTGAAGAGAAAGAAGCCCAGGTGAAGATCCTGGAAGATCTGAACTTCGGACGTTCCAAACTGGTGCTGGCTGCTCCTGAGGAATCAGACATTGAAAAACTTTCTGATATCAAGAAAGGATCAGTTGTGGCCACGGAATTCCCCCGTCTAACTGAAAAATACCTTGAAAATCATGGGATCCCTGTTAAGATCGTTGAACTCAGTGGTTCAACCGAGATAGCACCGTTTATTGGGGTTTCAGACTTGATTGCTGATCTAACCAGCACTGGCACCACCTTAAAAATGAATCATCTGCAGATAGTAGACACCATTCTAGAAAGCTCAGTGCATCTTATAGCCAATCCTCATAGTTACCTGGGGAAAAACGAAAAAATTGAGGAAATTCGAACTGGTATAAGGGGTGTTCTGGATGCTGAGGGTAAAAAACTGGTTATGATGAATGTGGATGAAGAGGTTCTGGATGAGGTTAAAAGTGCCATGCCTGGTATGACTGGTCCCACTGTCTCCCAGGTTCTCTCCAATAATGGTGTTGTTGCTGTTCACGCGGTAGTGGATGAAAATGAAGTATTTCAGGTGGTTAACCGTCTTAAAAAAATTGGAGCACGGGACATTCTAGTGATGCCCATTGAGAGGATCATTTGA
- a CDS encoding fumarylacetoacetate hydrolase family protein — translation MKLIRFKKDDENKNGVLINGGLVEIHHSLLEAAQSPFDDLERKDFYSLDEIKILPPVQPSKVVCVGLNYRDHAEELNMPLPDEPILFLKPPTTVIGHEESIIYPPQSHHVDYEAELAIVIGSQAHFISEGDALDYVAGYTVLNDVTARDLQEKDGQWTRAKSFDTFCPLGPWIETELDPSNQRICMKVNEEVKQDSNTKNMIFPPEELVSFISQIMTLKPGDVIATGTPPGVGPLQVGDVTEVCVEGIGILKNKVIQP, via the coding sequence ATGAAGCTTATAAGATTTAAAAAGGATGATGAGAATAAAAACGGAGTGCTTATCAACGGAGGATTGGTGGAAATACACCATTCCCTACTTGAAGCTGCCCAGTCACCCTTTGATGATCTTGAAAGGAAAGATTTCTACTCTCTGGATGAAATTAAGATTCTCCCCCCAGTTCAACCCAGTAAAGTGGTCTGTGTGGGTTTGAATTATCGTGACCATGCTGAAGAGTTGAACATGCCACTTCCTGATGAACCTATCCTGTTTTTAAAGCCTCCTACCACGGTAATTGGCCATGAAGAAAGTATTATATATCCCCCTCAATCCCATCATGTGGATTATGAGGCTGAGCTGGCTATAGTTATTGGTAGCCAGGCCCACTTTATCAGTGAAGGTGATGCCCTTGATTATGTGGCTGGTTATACTGTCCTCAATGATGTTACTGCCCGGGATTTACAGGAAAAGGATGGTCAGTGGACGCGTGCTAAGAGTTTCGATACCTTCTGCCCTCTTGGGCCCTGGATAGAAACCGAACTTGACCCTTCCAATCAAAGGATATGTATGAAGGTTAATGAGGAAGTTAAACAGGATTCTAACACCAAAAATATGATATTCCCTCCAGAAGAACTGGTGAGCTTCATATCACAAATTATGACCCTTAAGCCAGGTGATGTGATTGCCACTGGCACTCCCCCTGGTGTGGGACCCCTTCAAGTGGGAGATGTGACTGAGGTGTGTGTAGAAGGTATTGGAATTCTGAAGAATAAAGTGATTCAACCATAA
- a CDS encoding GNAT family N-acetyltransferase, which produces MIIKLMNDSHLEKILEIDQSAFQRDEPRTVQNLKGLREGDPEGCFVLLDGKEVVGYSFNKTMGDEGYLGPVGIQPSLHGKGWGQKLIQKSLDYLKSHCKVIGLEVRPEAGNNLGLYHKMGFHSAFPSLILEVPEKFQIQPKKSRINISDENSCKDINYHIEYNVELYSHLPEDRKKLILDKIELWTGNDLKGISYKNDLDLINAGDGDIIIISKDDEPLGFLAYYSVVFLHLWGAIKPTRCQKDILREGLHFFRKINPQGEVLIEVNTRYSDLVDFLMGEGFKIRKSVNRMLLEGFEGEYLKKSSDFVMRAWHA; this is translated from the coding sequence ATGATAATTAAACTTATGAATGACAGCCACTTGGAAAAAATTCTGGAAATAGACCAGAGTGCCTTCCAAAGAGATGAACCACGTACAGTGCAAAATCTCAAAGGACTCCGAGAAGGAGACCCTGAAGGTTGTTTCGTACTCCTAGATGGAAAAGAAGTGGTGGGTTATTCTTTTAACAAAACCATGGGTGATGAGGGTTATCTGGGTCCTGTGGGTATTCAGCCATCTCTTCATGGGAAAGGTTGGGGTCAGAAACTCATTCAGAAGAGTTTAGATTACTTGAAGAGTCATTGTAAGGTTATCGGCTTGGAGGTGCGTCCTGAAGCTGGGAACAATTTAGGACTGTACCATAAAATGGGATTTCATTCAGCATTTCCTTCTCTGATACTGGAAGTCCCCGAAAAGTTCCAAATTCAACCAAAAAAATCTAGAATAAATATTAGTGATGAAAACAGTTGTAAAGATATAAACTACCATATAGAATACAATGTAGAATTATACTCTCATCTTCCAGAAGATAGAAAAAAACTGATTTTAGATAAGATAGAACTCTGGACTGGTAATGATCTTAAAGGTATAAGCTACAAGAATGATTTGGACTTGATCAACGCTGGTGATGGGGATATAATTATTATCAGTAAAGATGATGAACCACTGGGTTTTTTGGCATACTACAGCGTAGTATTCCTCCACTTATGGGGGGCAATAAAACCCACAAGATGTCAGAAAGATATTCTAAGGGAAGGTTTACATTTTTTCCGCAAGATAAATCCGCAGGGAGAGGTTTTAATTGAGGTAAACACTCGTTACAGTGATCTGGTTGATTTTTTGATGGGTGAAGGTTTCAAAATAAGAAAAAGTGTAAATCGGATGCTATTAGAAGGTTTTGAGGGTGAATATCTTAAAAAAAGTTCTGATTTCGTAATGAGGGCGTGGCACGCATAA
- the leuS gene encoding leucine--tRNA ligase — protein sequence MYNEIEDKWQKKWHEAKLFQSNPDHRKKLFLTVAYPYPSGAMHVGHGRTYTVPDVYARFKRMQGYNVLFPMGWHVTGAPVIGIAKRISRKDPWTLDIYQNVHKVPEDELKKFTDPHYIVKYFSEEYHKVMTNLGYSIDWRREFTTIDPSYQKFITWQFAKLSEKGLVRRGAHPVKYCPECQNPVGDHDLLEGEGVAINELTLVKFSINGTYLVAATFRPETLFGATNIWLNPDEAYVKVKKGDEEWIISQKAYHNLLNQKNNLELVGEIDAPGLIGQYVKNPVTGEEHIILPASFVDPDYATGVVYSVPAHAPADYIALADLKNDTDTLEKYDIKDEVEKIEPIGLISLKGFGEHPAVEMIEQMGVKNQNDPKLKEATNEMYKLEHAKGVMKEHLTDYAGFKVPQARDAIKEHLIEVKKGELMHEFAEKPVKCRCGTECVVKILENQWFLKYSDEEWTQTTLNCLESMNTVPGEIRSNFEYYLNWLHDWACARRIGLGTPLPWDPQWLIEPLSDSTIYMSYYTIAPHLKKMDPEKMDEEFFDHIFLGKETDKDIPQVIKEEFNYWYPLDWRLSAKDLVGNHLSFHLFHHSAIFPEEKWPQGVVVFGMGLMEGHKMSSSKGNIVLLEDAIRIHGADVVRLFLMSSAEPWQDFDWREKEVTGTKKRLEWFMGFAEMVDELHGSQIRLSDYTEAPEVDKSINAWIISQVNQRVRDATQALEGFQTRKALQEALFLFKKDIDHYLHRVDHEIKEENSREEIIDVLAYILGIWIRLMAPFTPHACEELWERHGGQGFVSEAPWPEVDENLIDEKVHKGEEIIQGLVDDIREIKKITQSQPEKIHVYLAPKWKWEVFDIAHQVGKPDIGQIMGRAIKANIHDDKKELAGFAQKIAREMTRLNYVGYVDEKHLLDDAVDFIAQESGAEVIVYQEPTYDPKNKARNALPYKPALYIE from the coding sequence ATTTACAATGAAATAGAGGATAAATGGCAGAAAAAATGGCATGAGGCAAAATTATTCCAATCAAACCCTGATCATCGCAAGAAACTATTTTTGACAGTAGCCTACCCGTACCCCAGCGGGGCCATGCACGTGGGTCACGGCCGTACTTACACTGTCCCTGATGTATATGCTCGTTTCAAACGAATGCAAGGTTATAATGTATTATTCCCCATGGGATGGCACGTTACCGGTGCCCCGGTAATAGGAATTGCCAAACGCATTTCCCGAAAGGACCCCTGGACTCTGGACATCTATCAGAATGTTCACAAGGTACCTGAAGATGAACTTAAAAAATTCACAGACCCTCACTACATTGTAAAATACTTCAGTGAAGAATATCATAAGGTAATGACTAATTTGGGTTATTCTATAGATTGGAGACGGGAATTCACCACTATAGATCCTTCTTACCAGAAATTTATCACCTGGCAGTTTGCAAAACTCAGTGAAAAGGGGCTGGTGCGCAGAGGAGCTCATCCAGTTAAATATTGTCCAGAATGTCAGAACCCGGTAGGGGACCATGACCTCCTGGAAGGAGAAGGAGTAGCCATAAACGAATTAACCCTGGTAAAATTCTCAATAAACGGAACATACTTGGTAGCCGCCACTTTCAGACCCGAAACACTATTTGGAGCCACTAACATCTGGTTAAATCCGGATGAAGCCTATGTAAAGGTGAAAAAGGGTGATGAGGAATGGATAATCAGCCAGAAAGCTTATCATAATCTTCTAAATCAGAAGAACAACCTGGAACTGGTGGGGGAAATAGATGCTCCTGGATTAATAGGGCAATATGTGAAGAACCCGGTAACTGGGGAAGAACATATTATTTTACCAGCATCATTCGTAGATCCTGATTACGCTACTGGGGTGGTGTACTCAGTACCAGCACACGCCCCTGCAGATTACATCGCCCTGGCGGACCTTAAAAACGACACTGATACTCTGGAGAAATATGATATAAAGGACGAAGTGGAAAAAATCGAGCCCATAGGATTAATAAGTCTTAAAGGATTCGGAGAACACCCTGCAGTGGAAATGATAGAGCAGATGGGTGTTAAAAATCAGAATGACCCTAAACTCAAGGAAGCCACCAATGAAATGTACAAACTGGAACATGCTAAGGGAGTTATGAAAGAGCATTTAACCGATTATGCCGGGTTCAAGGTACCCCAGGCCAGAGATGCCATAAAAGAACACCTCATTGAAGTTAAAAAAGGAGAATTAATGCATGAATTTGCAGAAAAACCTGTGAAATGTCGCTGTGGTACTGAATGTGTGGTTAAGATCCTGGAAAATCAATGGTTCCTCAAATACTCTGATGAGGAATGGACCCAGACCACCCTTAACTGCCTGGAAAGTATGAACACCGTACCAGGAGAAATAAGGTCCAACTTTGAATACTACCTCAACTGGCTCCATGACTGGGCCTGTGCCCGAAGAATAGGATTAGGAACGCCTTTACCATGGGACCCTCAATGGTTAATTGAACCATTAAGTGACTCCACTATTTACATGAGCTATTACACCATAGCACCCCATCTAAAGAAAATGGATCCTGAAAAGATGGATGAAGAATTCTTTGACCACATATTCCTGGGTAAAGAAACTGATAAAGATATTCCTCAGGTTATAAAAGAAGAATTCAACTACTGGTACCCCTTAGACTGGAGGTTATCGGCCAAGGATCTGGTGGGAAACCATCTATCATTCCACCTCTTCCATCACTCTGCCATATTCCCAGAGGAGAAATGGCCCCAGGGGGTGGTGGTCTTTGGAATGGGACTCATGGAAGGACATAAAATGTCATCTTCCAAGGGAAACATCGTTCTCCTGGAGGATGCCATTAGAATCCATGGAGCCGATGTAGTACGATTATTCCTCATGTCCTCAGCAGAACCATGGCAGGACTTTGACTGGAGGGAAAAAGAGGTAACCGGAACTAAAAAACGCTTAGAATGGTTCATGGGATTCGCTGAAATGGTGGATGAACTACACGGATCCCAAATTCGGCTCAGCGATTACACGGAAGCACCAGAGGTTGATAAATCCATAAATGCCTGGATAATCAGCCAGGTTAACCAGCGAGTTCGTGATGCCACTCAGGCACTGGAAGGGTTCCAGACCAGAAAAGCACTCCAGGAAGCTTTATTCCTGTTCAAAAAGGATATAGATCACTACCTGCACAGGGTGGATCATGAAATCAAGGAAGAAAACAGTCGGGAAGAAATAATTGATGTCTTAGCTTACATCCTGGGAATATGGATACGTTTAATGGCACCTTTCACTCCCCATGCCTGTGAGGAACTGTGGGAAAGACACGGAGGTCAGGGATTTGTATCAGAAGCACCATGGCCAGAAGTCGATGAAAATTTAATTGATGAAAAAGTGCACAAGGGTGAGGAGATCATCCAGGGACTGGTAGATGACATCCGGGAGATTAAAAAGATAACTCAGAGCCAGCCAGAAAAAATACATGTCTATCTCGCTCCAAAATGGAAGTGGGAGGTCTTTGATATTGCCCACCAGGTAGGAAAGCCAGATATCGGTCAAATTATGGGGAGGGCTATTAAGGCCAACATCCATGATGATAAGAAGGAACTTGCAGGGTTTGCTCAGAAAATAGCTCGTGAAATGACTCGTTTAAACTACGTGGGATATGTGGATGAAAAACACCTTCTGGATGATGCAGTGGACTTCATTGCCCAGGAATCAGGTGCAGAGGTTATAGTGTACCAGGAACCAACCTATGATCCTAAAAACAAGGCCAGAAATGCATTGCCCTACAAACCGGCACTTTACATTGAATAA